The Dioscorea cayenensis subsp. rotundata cultivar TDr96_F1 chromosome 7, TDr96_F1_v2_PseudoChromosome.rev07_lg8_w22 25.fasta, whole genome shotgun sequence genome includes a region encoding these proteins:
- the LOC120265736 gene encoding tRNA 2'-phosphotransferase 1-like: protein MQSSTAQPLPFSSSTSPLASSSRERGLGSGSRDDRSPRGGRGGIDRIDALGRLLTRILRHQASELKLDMRSDGYVRVCDLLMLNVTTFAKVPLRSHSVDEVKEAVKRDNKQRFGLLEENGELLIRANQGHTIATISSESLLQPILSAEEVPVCVHGTYKKNLESILQSGLKRMARLHVHFSCGLPTDGQIISGMRRDVNVLVFLDVRMALEEGMKLYISDNKVILTEGFDGVVPVKFFEKIETWPGRQPIPFES, encoded by the exons ATGCAAAGCTCCACCGCTCAACCTCTTCCTttctcctcctccacctcccCATTAGCTTCAAG TTCTCGAGAACGGGGCCTAGGTTCTGGCTCCAGGGATGATCGATCTCCGCGCGGTGGAAGAGGCGGCATTGATCGGATCGATGCTCTTGGGAGACTCTT GACAAGGATCTTGCGCCACCAGGCTTCGGAGTTGAAGTTGGATATGAGGAGCGATGGGTATGTTAGGGTTTGTGATTTGTTAATGTTGAATGTGACGACGTTTGCGAAGGTCCCTTTGAGATCCCACTCAGTGGATGAAGTTAAGGAA GCAGTGAAGAGGGACAACAAACAACGCTTTGGCCTTTTGGAAGAAAATGGGGAGCTTTTGATCCGTGCCAATCAGGGCCACACAATAGCg ACTATCAGCTCTGAGAGCTTATTACAGCCCATCTTGTCAGCCGAGGAAGTACCTG TTTGTGTGCATGGCACTTATAAGAAGAATTTGGAATCAATCTTGCAATCTGGCCTAAAGCGAATGGCAAGGTTACATGTCCATTTCTCATGTGGATTGCCTACAGATGGTCAAATAATTAGCG GTATGCGGAGAGATGTTAATGTCTTGGTCTTCTTGGATGTGAGAATGGCATTGGAAG AGGGCATGAAGCTATATATATCAGATAACAAAGTTATCCTGACCGAGGGCTTCGATGGTGTAGTGCCTGTCAAATTCTTCGAGAAGATTGAAACATGGCCCGGGAGACAACCCATACCTTTTGAAAGCTGA